The Erpetoichthys calabaricus chromosome 6, fErpCal1.3, whole genome shotgun sequence genome includes the window ggttgttacaccacaattatagatctgtattaacttttgggcctgatttattcaactttacttttataataattgttcaatatattagtaattggatttgttgttgttggttccttaatgtacataatataaaaatataatcattgtcttgcggtttactcctcaaatatccatccccatatctgagtatacaagaaagtcgaggggagagcactcccggtttttgaaaataaaacggcactgatcgagagactgagtaggtcatcatacaagatcagcatattgttgctgaccaatcacttttgctttaaaaacattgtttaacaacgaagcgatacaaacaaaggtagagagtctgacaagcgatgaaaaactaaacatactaatgggttttttgtatttgttccatatttattaatttatcttttttagttcctattcacaactcaaaatacctgttattgtgaaagtaatccattagcagaattacatctatatatataaaatccctatgtgcgtccaggtgtccgtgtgtgtgtatcttctgatgaagtgcacatgcgcggggcacggtgcgatgcgtgatatttctgtcagagaaagttagaggcattttacggaaatacaaaccagtattactgcgagaggaaattaaaaggtacacaatacagtgatgcatattacagccacatacaagccagtattactgtcagaggagattaaaggcatattaccgacgcacacgcctgtattaccgccagagaaaattaaatgtatgttacggacgtacaagccagcggacgtacaagacagtatccttcaataagggcgcgcacaaaaattcgagcctcaaaagggcgacctcaattgggtgcagcgaataaaggcgcgcgtaaataaagatctgcacctttgttgctcttcacatattccagagccatttgaactaaattatctatgaacgcctttattcgccatgctcaattgaggtcgcccttttgaagcttgcctttttgtgcgcgcccttattgaatacagccgtacaagacagtattactgtcacagaaaattaaagacacacaatacgcagtggcagcccacgaagaacggtcagctcagcaagtaaacatcaacaaaagaaaggatgaaagaaagaaaaatatgaccaacaaaaagaatgaggtcaaagtccgttgccatttaatatagactgttcctactagtgtttatgcactactgttctagcgccggttattgtaatgggctaaatgactagttttaaaatatttgtctcccttttttcaatgtttttctctctctctcaaaatagatagttgaaataataaacaattctttttgttcttaacatcagccttatcatacatattgcacaccagggatttttcctgccttgcatacaAGCCTGCTGGGGTagactccagatttcctgcaatcctactctggataaacaggtttagataatgtatatgttgttcttaatttcagtctctgttgttttatgcctgtccatactcctattatctgctcttgctctgctcattatgggtttactgtcctttatggtggtctattcaagactcactgcccctaaccttgacactacatgcttgttgttctttgtttccctcaatacagctaggtggggtctgcacactcattcaagtctaagagccctatTCTTCCTAagtccctgtgattttcatgagaaaatattttaaaaattataaaaatgtgtaaaattgtttatagtcagtgtctagttttgattatgcttgtttttattagaccaaaacaaaaccagatagtagaagcttactacactacatggtttactaacattaaactcatatccaaatctgttaagtgtacagttctgtctgattgtgacacaaaacgaACTCTGTAGGCActccataccataattactaaaactaaaactgaaactaatatataaaaataaaatagaaatgtctttgtgaaataaaaactaaactaaaactaaaaatatacgatgaaggaaaactaaaactaaactgaatttccaagtaaagtcagaaaaaaatatagaaataaaaactaatataaaaaggcaaaactataataaccttggtccaaAATATGACCTTGATTATGAGTAGGACCTGTAACAAACTCAGCATACTCAAAATACTGCTTAAGCAGAGGTTTGGATGATCAACAAACATGAACATTAAAGTCTCCAAGAACTAAAACATCATATAATGTCATGATTGATGCCAAAAAATCAGATAATTCTTAGATGAGATCCTTAAACGAGTGGGGACGTTGATACACCAAGACAGAGAGCTTAATCAATTAAACCTCAAAGCTAGAAAAGGTCTCAGTAGGTATTAAACAACATTTAAAGTGATTCTTAAAAACTACAGCCAGATCTCCACCATGGCCTGTAGACCTGGGAGTGCTAAAAAAACTACAGTCCAGCTGAGAAAGTTCAGAAAAAAGGCTTAGGTGTTACTTGCTCAGCCAAGCCTCTGTCAGAAATAAGTCCAATCCATGAGAGacaaaagtttaatttaaaatagaagTTTTTTTCAATAAAGATCAAGTATTGAATAATGCGAATTTAATAATGAAGCAATAGCTCACTAATTGTTGTGGAGATCCCAGTAGGCAAAGGTTATCCTAATTTACTCTACCACTATGAAGCTGCAGGAATCCAGGGAGACATCAGTGAGATTCAACTGTCTGATCCGTGGCCACAGGTAGAAGACATGTATAACTAAGTTTTAGAGACTGGCAGATAACAAAAAGAAACTGCTTGTTACAGTCTTCCCAAATCCGTGCATGAAATGATTGATGAAACAAAGCCGGTTTCAAGTTAATCCTCACCAAAACACCACTCCCTTTACCCCGGTGCTTCTTATGGCACTTCCTCCGGAGCTGCCGAATGCAAGACGAGCGGCATACACCTAACAACAAGATCATGAGTTAAATAGGGTAACAAGGAGGAGAACGATGAGAGTAATCACTGTCCTTAACCCCACCACATGATCCATTAACAACGGAATGTATATCCATAAGGGTTTGGTGGTCATAGCGTACTACAAATATGGAAAAACAAGTAGAGGTCAGCGCAGACAGAATCAGCACAGCAAAAGGAAACAATAGCAGAAGGCAAGCCGACAAGTACACTGGCACCATCTTGAATtgaatagtaataaaataatttgagaaaTTCTTAATGGTCTAACCTTAAGATCTCTCTTTCGTATTAATCCCTTATGCACTAAggggtttttggcattattgcacctaaattacatacccaaaaataaacagctattacttcttttattgttaataaagaaGCTGCAAAAAGATAAAGAGTGACAAGTACAAGACTTCAAATTTTTaagtatttatatgattaaaagcatttgtttacaccaatatcaacCAAAAATTTGGTGctttaaaatccagttttttttggagagaaatCCCTACAGTACATAACCAAGTTTGTGCGCCAAGCTGTCGGATATCATTGTACCAAGTTTAGATGATGTATCCATTAGCAttgcaaagttatactgtttCGCACGATGTGCCAGTGTTTGAAAACATAGTGTCCCTTTTTGGAGGCATTGCACATAAACAATCCctcaaaacaagtattgcagttacttttttttaaatatacatatagacataaaTACTTTAAGTAAATAATTTGTAACTATATACATATAACTATGTACTTGTCCaaactttactttcaaaattatttttcatgctagTCCTTGAAACAATTTAACTTAccagtacttacaaatcaagaGTTGCCTCAAATCCTTCATTAAGCATGGCGTTCTCAAAAAAGTCCAAAAACTTTCTACAGAATCTGACTCAAAATTTGCATGTAAATATCTGTCAGCCCTTAGTCAACTGGTTCTGCACTCTATAATGTACCATAACATGCAGTGACAGAAATGATAGACTTGAAAAATACAGCTGTACATCCGTTGCATATGAATATAACTTAGCATTGttcttttttcaataaattaaagtaTCTTTAACATACACATTTctatcttttgtgttttttatcttTGTATTCTGCCTACATGTTAATTTGAACTATGCATGTTCGAACTACCTATCAGCTATCACAAACGtgctgtattgcatcagcttctatctgtcgctgttactgtgtaatttttaaattgcctttactttttgatttactctcaGATTTGGCTTCCTAATTAATTGCATAGATGTACACATTCTATCAgcttaatgtaaaattaaatatgttgACTAAATAATGGCCAAAATATATGAAATGCAAATTGGGAAAACTGCAAGggcacatttttattgtttgcctattatttatattcaaaaatatttccaAAGATCACATTTTGCAATGAATTACATAGATTACTTTTGCGGTTTCCATAATCAGGTTTTTGTGATTTGTGGGAAAACAACATAAAcacctatttcatttttttatagaaaaaaaaaaaagactgttcaAAATCAAATAAACCTTACATCAGCAGTACTTTCAGTTCCTCAGTTGATTGGAAATTTCAGACACGTTAGTGCAATATATAGGGAAAGTAGTCTTGTCAAGCAAAGGACTATGGTGACTAGAACTGAAAAGgagaatacaataacacacaaGTAGTACACTGCACCATGTAGTATATAATGGCACATTCCATGTTCCAAAACATCTTTCATACacttaagttaaaataaaaactacaattaaagaaaggaatggcaaaaataaaaaaaatgctttgtcaCTTACATAGCATCGTTTGGTTACAGTGCTTTCAATGCTTAAAGGCTgtgaacaaatatttttacagtACATGAATGTCTAAATATAACTGATGGTCATATCAGTTTCACTAAATATTAGATAATTTACTATATCATTTAGACAGGTTAAAGCCTCTGTCTAGGGTCAACATGACTATGCAAATATGCCACATTAGGCTAGTTGGCAAACAGTTAATGGAAATAAAGATTTCATTTATGTATATGCCTGTTCAAGTTTATAGAAATAAAAGGTAACCTTCAGAACAAACAAACCTAAAAATTGACtaatatacaaataataagaTACAAACAACCTAAAAATTACTTCAGTTTGCAAGCCTGAAAACAATACAATCATGAACAATGTATAAGGCCATTATCTGCATTCATatcatgtatacagtacatacctttACATGTTTCTTCTGGTCTTCCATTACAACATTCTtggcaaagagagaaaaaatggaTCAGAGTTTAATGGAGTTTTACTTGTTAGAACTTGATTATCATTATCATAGTTTTAAAATGATGGCCAATGCCAACCATCCACCTGAATTTTTCGATACTTACAATAGCTGCAGAGTACATCATTACAATAATTTTATGCAGTTAAATGCACCCCTCTTACATTTCAAACATCTGaaatactttacttttaaaatggtGCCATTATCATTGAAAAAATGCCACTTTGCAAAATATTACTTATTCCCATAATTACCTTTGCCTGTCTTTCTATTGAGCTAAGTTTAAAGTAGAGTTTAAAGTATAGAGGTAGGTCCAAAGTTTGTAATCTATTTCAGAAAACACCAGGAAATATTCAtaaggcagtgtggcacagtggtcaaggctttggacttcaaaccataaGGTTGTGGGTCCAAATCTCACTAGTGACACTGTGCAAGtcccctgcctgtgctccaattggaaaaacaaaacaaatgtaaccaattgcatctgAAATGTTGCAAAAGTTGATTTGTATAAAAGCATTGTCCAAACAAATAAATGGTAATGTAAATAATCATAGATCATGTGAAAAATTCACCCATAATGggaccattttaaaaaaaaatgattggtgCTTTCTCAGTGTCATTCAGAtctttcaaaaacattaaaacattctaATTAAAATTATAAGCAAACTGGGAGGCAAAGTAATTGAATTACAAAGCATAGACATTGTAATGCAGCAATAGATTTCATTCTTGCACATTTATGGACAATCCACTCATTTCCAAAATTGCTTATTCTAGCTGCAGGGGCTGGAGCAATTCCCAAAAGTACTGGGTAAATGGAAAACGTACAATGAGCGAATATACTCATCCAGACACCCACACTCCTTTACTGtacaagcttacagatggcttaacctcttttacagagctgattgtgtggcgattgggtatttggagaaagaaaagtaaggacaggaattgggggttagtacttttgaaagagacagtattgctgcaataaagtatttcattgaaggtcgcgcatggctcagcaagcatcttgcgtgagacgtgaacaatcactgcgccaccatgttcccatgtttttcttttatattcaagcgtcgcatatttccaatcgtaatgacatgatacattcaAAAGTCTCACaaaccatcttctgtgccgtattttttttctggggcttcctcctgacctgacagcagcggaaaACAGCAAtacatcaccacacagaacacactaAATggatgatattccaactctctgcacatttagaatccttacatttatacttgatgtcactttcatgatgaaatgtattaaagtatgtatgttacattttacagataaatcgttaatttagtttaaataatgaatactgttaataattacacatgtgggggtgacacggtggcggagcagtagcaccttgcgatgagctgatgcctcatcgagggattgtttctgcctcgtgcccaatgcttgctggaatggacacatccctggattgatggatttaatcattaaacatccttttcagagatattgtggtaaggtgtcatcggaatttaatgggtgttccaagcaattcacaacacagtgaagccgaacctgttctcaccgtgataatatcttgcactgtcacctggtggattattccagatttacgtaaaatacgcgcgcaagtataaacagtaaaacacttgtgCCGCAGGAGGGTCCGCTGGATCacacgtcgcgtgaagtataaacatgGTCtaacagagcaagctgaatatgggCATGTAAAGTGTGTGAAGAAGAAAGCGATTTACTCTGTGATAACAGTGATAGTTCTTCAGGAGCGGATAGTGACAGCATGACAGATTCCAGTTCAGCTGTTAGTGAAGCATATCAAGGTGATGATTTTGCACTGAATGTGCTCGGTAGATTTCAAAGCTGCCATTCACTGAATCTCTGGCACTCGAGAGAAGTATTAGATACAGATAATCCCTTACATAATTTCAGTCTGTTCACAAATGACGTCATGTTAGTTGTAATTCGGACCGAGtcccaagatacagtatgtaattaatACAGCTGCACACTCTAAGCCAAATTCCAGGCTGGATATGAATATGATGTCTTTATGATGAGCTGCCGCATTTCTTTGcgcttcttgtatatcaagatgcaATTCAAACCCCTGAAGTCGGAATGTGCTGATCAACAAAACTTTTACTGTATGGACAggaaaatcacaagtgagtaatgtttcagtttattcctCAGGTGCCTGCATTTTGCTGACAAttattcacctgccactttgcacaggagaaatcctttttgaaaataaaacagcactgatccaGTGACTGACTAGGTCAACAAATACGATCAGCATATTGTTTCTGACCAATCACTGTTGTTTTAAGAAAGGACGTTTAAGAACGAAGTGATACAAacgtaaaattcctgagttggtaaTGTCTTTATTGTTCAATTGTATAAGTaagtaggtgaagagagtctgctaactggtgaaaaactgaacatactaatgtgtttttatatttattctgtaGTTATTAATTTATcctttttagttttacattcacagctcaaaatacctaaTACTGTGAAAAAAATCCAGtggcagaattatattttaaaatatttgcccaaTTTCTCTCTCCCTCAAACTAAAACATCATACTTTTTCTTATTAACATCAGCCATGTCATATATATTGTATACCAGGGATTTTTTTTGCCTCGTATccatgtgatgatgcgggttcgactccatgctcccatcttctgtccgggagtccttgaaccctgcaccgtcggtaatgttaccaatgagctCGCAGTGAGacacaacaatggagcaaggggatggtataaaaagtgcaaagtgcttttatttaaaacaacaacaaaaacaatgttcatattaaataaagtgcagtgccttctaaaaagtcttcattacataaacctctctattataaaaagaaatcctgtcccctgtccggatagtctacgatacgtgatcttctcgaaagataatttaaagacccacgagacgaaagagacctgccacggtgcgtctcacgggaacatagaacgagaatcttgcaagacacaccctacttacaagcaatatccaaaaaaacaaatcagtagtgtaaaggcagtcatgcagcacacacagctccagggctctcagtgcatataaagtgtataaggtcaatacagtagaaatgaatagggtagaaatgaaacgtcgacgattaaacaaagaagaaagaaaagcgtggagaaaagagacccaaaagcgatggagagaaaaaaatgctacaaagaaaaacaataatctaggtgcaaatttagaaaacgcgagcagcgttatacatcctgcaagaaagaattaaaTCACGCCaggggccagtaataaaagacaggtattgcttttacaacgtcacgcaagaccaggcagtcagccatcatttaaaacaagtcaacagacctctaagctagcagttgtttgattgcttttggcaggcaagcatcatgtgttcccagcaaGGTAATAATCGTAAACTAAAACGAAAACGAAGACTGAAACtattaatgaaaaaacattttcgtaaactgaaataaaataaataacaaaactgagatgAAAAACTAAAACGATACGGAACGATTACAGTAGCTTAAAAGactaagtgaaataaaataatttctaaaaaaaaaaattagttttcgTGATCATGTCTGAAAGAACGCGGCAgaatctatttttgcattttcattaacTTCCAGTCCTGCCCTGTAGGTGGTGAAATTCAGTATATAAACTTTATCTGACCAGAGGGTATCAGCGATCAACATGTCCGGAAGAAAACGACACAGCGCCGTATGGGAGTTTTTCGAATATAATGCTGAAAGCAACAACAGTAAGTGCATAGTGTTGGAGCAGGGTGCGTTGTGTGCTGTACAGATTAAAGGTAAAAACCCAACAAACCTTAAAGTGCACCTAAATAGCTATCACAAATTAGCCTACGAGATATTTCtgggtaaagaaaaagaaaggctgaaaagcGAGTGCAATTTAAGTATACATGCAACCTCTAGTACACATCATACAAGACAGCAGACATTAATATCGTGTTTGCAGAGGACAGCAAATTGGGGAACAAACTCAGCTGAACACCAAAAACGTGAAGACGCCCAAGTAAACTTGTTTATTGAAACTGGCATGTCTACTAGGCTGTGTGACTTGCCTTCATTCAGAAAATTTGTTTCCTCTCTTGATCCCAAATTTAGCATGCCACATGCTGCACGAATAAATGCGCTCATCGtacataaaatgaatacagcaacaCAGCGTATCAAAGAAATGGTCCAACAAGCTCGGAAACTAACCCTTTGTATAGACGGATGGAGTAAAAAGGGTCTGATGGCTTCGTTTTTGGGAATTTCTGCATGCTTTTATCATTCACCAACAAACCAAGCACAGCATGCTTTGTTAAGTTTACGACGCATATGTCACCCACATACGGGACAAGCTTTGGCAAACGCTATCGACAGTACTCTCGATGAGTGGGACATAACAGAAGACAAGGTTATGATTATAGTGACAGACAATGGAGCAAACATAGTAAAAGCTATAGATATACTACGGAAAGAGCGGAGGCAAGGAGAATATTCTGCACAGCAGTTCATCGAGCTGGATTCAACTGAATCTGAGTCGGACTCGGATATAGAGGAAGAAGAGATGAGCGTCTCTGATCAAGGTAAGTTAAAAAATATTGGCTAAGTAGCTCAGTATATTCTGCTTGATACTTTTTGTTTCAGGCAGCAAGATTGTGGCATGTATGATAAATGGTCAGCAAACCATCCAACATGTATCCATTGTCTCTCTAGtctgttatattttgtaataatataacACATTAGCACATTTATAcatcacattacattttaattagtcTTGGTAAAATAGTTATAaattatcatatttaaaaattatttcttttgtagtgttatatttatagattaaacttaataataataataataattctttgaatttatatagcgcttttctcactactcaaaacgctcagcaattgcaggttaagggccttgcttaagggcccaacagagcagagtctctattggcatttacgggattcgaaccggcaaccttccgattgccagtgcagatccttagcctcagagccgccactccaCCCTAATAGATGATTCTGGAGGctgtgtgtaaaataaataataaaaactattatttatttcaaatgattcaatgcagctttaagttttttacaagactgaaaaaaaacaaatatataaaattaaatatcatgtaataaataatatacataaaatctacattggagaaaagacaaaattgaaccaagaaaaaacatttcctaaaacacattAAGCTGAACTGTGATTTATTTGATTACTTAACAGAATCAACAGACTTCTTTGAAGACGGAGACATATCCAGGTTTCAACGTATGCCTTGTATGGCACACACACTTCAGCTTGCATTGAAAGATGCCATGAAACAATCAGGAGCCAGTTCTGCTGTTAACAAAGCCAGGAACCTTATTCATTCTGTCAGGAAATCTTCGGTAGCAAATGAGCAAATGATTAAAAGGTGTGACTTTAGCCTGTTTTATAATACTAACTGACTTGACAACAGGCTTGTCTTTATCTAAAAAATCtgagttacaatatatatatatatatatatatatatatatatatatatatatatatatatatttagtaagtAATCCCATAGACAAATTGTTCTCAAACTCAATCCTGGGAACGccatgtgactgcaggttttcattacagccatgttttgtttttaattgaactcctagcCTAATTGAGCAGTTATTGTCCAGATTTGGTGTCCATATACAAATTATAAAACTAAGTttggaaaaatgttattaaacTGCATCAGGCATTGGTACATAGTATGGTACACAGtaacaatttaatttctttttatcttggtttttaagaattttatcattgtcataatttttcatttccagtttttctgGTTATGTATTCCATTATTTACTATTGTTGGAAAAGCTGTGGCAGGCAGACAGCTTTTAGCATTCAACATTGTTTGCcccagtgtctgcttattatcatGGTACAATTAAGGGATTAAACtagacagaaaaagaacaaattaattgGAAAATCACAAAGAATTGACCATTTGTACTATAGAAAAAgccaatatttctaaatattttatttaaaaaaaaaaaaaatcacactttaaaGCTTTTCTGAATATGAGAAGAGAAAATGAGGCCAGcttattaaatgagatcagttacagAGGTAAGATGACTCTTTGACtgtgaaactgaacaaaacaaaatcctgCAACCACAGTggtgatagataaatagatagatactttattaatcttaaggggaaattcacaccaatagtgactaataataataataataatagtggctTTGACCAAAATTATCATTTACTTATTCTATGATGCACTAAGAATAagtgattattttgtttaaacttcTTACCTTTTCATTACAATGACATTATTCTCTGTTTGTTTCTAAAGGTGTGGCCGAACACTGATTCGTGACTGCCCCACACGGTGGAACAGTACACTTGACATGCTGAAGCGACTTCTGGAAACTAAAGCTACACTTAATGAGGTTCTTGATGAACTCGGGATAGATACACTGTTGACCAGTGATTGGGCCAAGTTGGAAAACCAACTTAAAGTATTGGAGCCATTTGGCATGCACACAGATCAGCTTCAAACAGATAGCCAGTCTCTGTCAGAGGTGATACCTTCCCTGCTAAACCTGGAGGCACATCTCCAGTCAACTAGTGGAGAGAAAAATTTGGCACAAGCTCTTCTCAAGTGTTTGCGCCAACGTTTTACATGTCTGTTAGATCCCATTAGTGACTAATTTGATCCAGTCCCTGCAGCCGCATGTCTAATGGATCCAACTGTCTCTCTAACCCTACAGTCTCCTGAACTAATATCtttgaaaagaacagcagagttaTTTGTATTGACCGAGGCAGCGAAACACAATCACACCATAGAAGCACAACAAGATGAGTCTACACAAACAGTAGCCGTTTCAGCAAACATTACAGtccttcagaaatacaagtacttggctaataaaataaatagcttAAACCCTGAAAACCAGCCTAGGCCATCTGAAAGTGCTCCACTTGAAATGCAGAAATATCAGGAGGAGGTTAGGCAGGGGGGATTTTACTGGAAATCCTCTTCAGTTCTGGCAAGCCAGGGTGGCTGTGTATCCTAAACTTAGCCCTGTGGCTTTGGACCTTGTGTGTGCCCCGGCCTCACAAGCATTTGTTGAACGCATATTTTCAGTTTGTGGACAGTTGTCATCTGGATTGCGAAACAGAATGACCATTTCTCTAGAGCACAGAGTTTTCTTGAAAATTAACAGAAAGATGTATAATTGAATCAGTCAGGCTGTTTTGTATCACTGTTATGGTGGGGCTTTAGTAAATTGTGCAAAGGAGAAAGAAGCATTTGTTTCAATTATACCATTTAAATTAGGATTACTATTTTGCATGCAAAACTGCAGTGTGTTCCACAGTCAGTTCAAATTCAGTATctgggtttatttttgtttgttttttaacaggACATACCTATAGGTTTCTACTgacattaaataaatgttatttccaaaattattaagTCTACAGTTCTCTCATTGTGGCACAAAAAATTAACCTCCACAAAATTGCTTTAaacatactataattactaaaactaaaactgaaactaatatatataaaaaataaaaataaaaaatgactttgtaaaataaaaactaaactaaaactaaaaatatggcATGAAGGctaactaaaactaaattaaaactaaaattaagacctgaagtaatataaaaataaaaactagcaaaaaaaagtcaaaactataataactctggttcccagctcttaaaacagtgATATGctacaggcagaagaggcagctagcaagca containing:
- the LOC127528373 gene encoding zinc finger BED domain-containing protein 4-like produces the protein MPCMAHTLQLALKDAMKQSGASSAVNKARNLIHSVRKSSVANEQMIKRCGRTLIRDCPTRWNSTLDMLKRLLETKATLNEVLDELGIDTLLTSDWAKLENQLKVLEPFGMHTDQLQTDSQSLSEVIPSLLNLEAHLQSTSGEKNLAQALLKCLRQRFTCLLDPISD